A single region of the Gossypium arboreum isolate Shixiya-1 chromosome 12, ASM2569848v2, whole genome shotgun sequence genome encodes:
- the LOC108477578 gene encoding uncharacterized protein LOC108477578, with protein sequence MDPNRVIADEVESNASAPAQGTALSELRPVAKFRDTIDDDPQKAELMLENTIRVFDELSCIPDDCVKGVVSLLKDTTYQWWNTLVSIVPRERMTWEFFQMKFCKKYISQRFLDQKHKEFLELKQSRRTVIEYEGEFFRLSKYAWECVATKEMMCKRFVNLLNEDIKLLVEILDLKKFVVLIDRAYKAKELSREKRKADSEAKDFRKRYAGKSHQSISKKSKDFHPRSTASVGILIRERRKTI encoded by the exons atggatccaaATCGAGTGATAGCTGacgaagtagagagtaatgcatctgctcccgctcaagggacagcgcTTTCCGAACTTAGACCTGTAGCAA AGTTCAGGGATACAATTGATGATGATCCTCAGAAGGCTGAATTAATGCTTGAGAATACCatccgagtgtttgatgaattgtcgtgCATACCGGATGATTGTGTAAAAGGTGTTGTATCACTGTTAAAGGACAcaacgtatcagtggtggaacacattGGTGTCGATAGTACCCAGAGAACGaatgacttgggaattctttcagatgaAATTCTGTAAGAAATACATAAGCCAACGATTCctggatcaaaagcataaagagtttttagagcttAAACAGAGTCGTAGGACCGTAATTGAATATGAAGGAGAATTTTTTCGATTAAGCAAGTATGCCTGGGAGTGCGTGGCTACCAAAGAAATGATGTGTAAACGGTTTGTAAATTTGTTGAACGAGGATATCAAACTCCTGGTTGAAATTCTAGACTTGAAAAAATTTGTTGTCTTGATTGATAGAGCATACAAGGCTAAAGAGCTTagtagagagaaaagaaaagccgattctGAGGCTAAAGACTTCAGAAAGAGATATGCGGGGAAATCACACCAATCAATATCAAAGAAATCCAAAGATTTTCATCCTCGCTCTACTGCTTCTGTGGGAATTTTGATTAGAGAGAGACGCAAGACAATTTAA